Proteins encoded in a region of the Trypanosoma brucei gambiense DAL972 chromosome 11, complete sequence genome:
- a CDS encoding RHS2, fragment has product MADGRASGGKLPRRHEENSKKKILLQRLLHYDSELLRIIAYFVKGRAYIFFRATNDHPRKVVFYEEEKDGVDAVNDLADEEGLGYIIYDFAKERDEPIPTKLPETWPVIVLTSPDPNNYRRWKRPRACERFCINCYEEVELKAAVAWRRLSKLDESKITEAHIINLENEWQKIEGWIKKVGPLPRHVLEGDKPYCDHVREINEALAEISRGDAEHYMKVLNSRVEWREDGTTYMLAKLVRVVTENGEECRNRAVSIDIEQKLRVWADTACMRDNYLRKVFRGKKEQAADEFENVGIYAFTMGNVVQTIVTHLRYLPRVGEEMDSNVSALASGNAVGRVPTSLRHIYPETTGQDIKVGCLYRPVQGNFPVVDAFFFVTEPAVDREGRAIITRTIVLLQATVAPTHHTTRAKVGKFIKAMKQLFGEWDKLARNLKWELIYIQYSDSKPIDVRQKCEPVGGRRDYTTELWNRINQFQVKMEGNIVKEITQDEPNAIAGGPAA; this is encoded by the coding sequence atggctgatggccgcgccagtggggggaaactcccacgaaggcacgaagaaaattctaaaaaaaaaattctgcTCCAAAGGTTGCTGCATTACGATTCGGAGCTGTTGCGGATTATCGCTTATTTTGTGAAGGGTAGggcatatattttcttcagggCGACAAATGATCATCCGAGAAAGGTTGTATTttatgaagaagaaaaagatggagtGGATGCTGTCAATGACTTGGCTGATGAAGAAGGTCTTGGTTACATTATATACGACTTTGCGAAAGAGAGAGATGAACCCATACCGACAAAATTGCCGGAAACGTGGCCCGTAATTGTGTTGACATCTCCAGATCCAAATAACTACAGACGCTGGAAGCGGCCACGGGCTTGCGAGCGCTTTTGCATCAATTGCTATGAAGAGGTGGAACTGAAGGCTGCGGTTGCGTGGAGGCGGCTGTCGAAGTTGGACGAAAGTAAAATCACCGAAGCTCACATCATAAACCTTGAGAATGAATGGCAGAAAATAGAAGGATGGATTAAGAAGGTGGGCCCACTGCCCCGCCACGTACTGGAAGGTGACAAACCCTATTGTGACCATGTTAGAGAAATAAATGAGGCACTGGCAGAAATCAGTAGAGGCGATGCTGAACACTACATGAAGGTGCTGAATAGTCGAGTTGAATGGCGCGAGGACGGGACTACATACATGTTAGCTAAGTTGGTCCGGGTTGTAACTGAGAATGGAGAAGAATGCAGAAACAGAGCTGTTTCCATTGATATTGAGCAGAAATTGAGAGTGTGGGCGGACACAGCATGTATGCGAGACAATTACCTTCGAAAGGTTTTTCGtgggaaaaaagagcaggCCGCTGATGAATTTGAAAATGTGGGCATATATGCCTTCACGATGGGAAATGTTGTGCAGACGATTGTGACGCACCTGCGGTATCTCCCTCGCGTTGGAGAAGAAATGGATTCAAATGTATCCGCTCTGGCAAGTGGTAATGCCGTGGGACGTGTTCCAACTTCACTTCGTCATATTTACCCCGAAACGACAGGCCAAGACATCAAGGTTGGGTGCCTTTACCGACCTGTACAGGGAAATTTCCCCGTTGTGgacgcctttttctttgtaactGAGCCAGCTGTTgatagagaaggaagagcgaTCATTACAAGAACAATTGTTCTGCTCCAGGCGACAGTGGCACCAACGCATCACACGACACGAGCGAAGGTAGGTAAGTTTATCAAGGCAATGAAACAATTGTTTGGTGAATGGGATAAGCTCGCAAGAAACTTGAAATGGGAACTGATTTACATACAGTACAGTGACAGCAAGCCAATCGATGTGAGGCAGAAGTGCGAACCAGTTGGGGGCAGACGCGATTATACTACAGAGTTGTGGAATAGAATCAACCAGTTTCAAGTGAAGATGGAAGGGAATATTGTTAAGGAGATCACCCAGGATGAACCAAACGCTATTGCTGGTGGCCCCGCTGCCTGA
- a CDS encoding retrotransposon hot spot (RHS) protein, putative, with product MNQQVPIEGRGDIEGRRREREEAARNDAEPPAVQQRVENNNQPQWRLFSCIEAVLLNGRAHPENVSVNDFLRRNLLDDIDLDQRLLRASMFAFVQRCEEYINDVNALNRIFATTEYQVYKVFATAYPLLFREGILNLQRWQQADEEVKAGLQVNIRGLRDGERLWIIVTNMLNDALDVALERAAQTAASAVEIKGVYDSIYDAKWSYVMSGYRREPLGMKVFDGKPQRIWTEAEVDINPEPANVDARVPERPYGLEIFVLTSEKGWPYDRFASRDVNIRKNNFKHVYIRREIMRVWYIIQRGLQTWWVEKTARRTPIHIVIGTPGIGKSYGVGSFLLHSLLHFNDGMLDVVAYFVGKIAYLIYNKKPGEEGRVERYKVPEDAVDAIAALVSKKKKGHIIVDIGNDLLKPPGELRHLSWGVTVLTSPDTAHYEEWAKDTGGRRIIINCDDVRDMKAFVAWKKLCVLSEEVPRDKTRQQLKEELESEWKIVEERIDMVGPLPRFVFSAPDYDERLESVRKEARQLDAQNGTKYDKIISKSKGWQNDKVTHKLVKIVRVSSGTVNVDSYRCRSLSVNIWNMLICTLFGILIGEMTSKEITLSDECVGANAFERLALLSLLFPRVFKVIANNLKYLRRGREIADRRSILNDMAPQQLRLIGQKALPAADQRPIDNCEYMVLYLPATGNEPVVDGFFFVEGRLRRNRDGTAPQTTPNIAVLLQVTKSERHPTATDKVKKFRENMARYFSDWGAFSRNMVWEMIYINSVNGGTITRRQLCEGPPDRARGGGRGPLGPQTFWESIDQFQVTLKETMQAELIQAYRRESGMRDAPALMGLAGRRRAREEVVEGRGDVAMRRRGRR from the coding sequence atgaatcaACAGGTTCCTATTGAAGGAAGGGGTGACATTGAGGGAAGGAGACGAGAGCGTGAGGAGGCTGCGCGTAACGATGCGGAACCTCCAGCAGTGCAGCAACGAGTGGAGAATAATAACCAACCACAATGGAGACTTTTCAGCTGCATTGAAGCAGTTTTGCTGAATGGTCGGGCTCATCCTGAAAATGTGAGTGTAAATGATTTTTTGAGGCGTAATTTACTCGATGATATCGACTTGGATCAACGTCTCCTGAGAGCATCAATGTTTGCCTTTGTACAACGATGCGAAGAGTATATTAATGACGTTAATGCGCTCAATCGAATATTCGCGACAACAGAGTATCAAGTGTACAAAGTTTTTGCTACTGCTTACCCCCTGTTGTTCAGAGAGGGAATATTGAATCTTCAGCGCTGGCAACAAGCAGATGAGGAAGTAAAGGCCGGGTTACAGGTGAATATTCGTGGACTGAGAGATGGAGAGCGGCTTTGGATTATTGTCACTAACATGTTGAATGATGCACTCGATGTAGCATTGGAACGAGCTGCCCAAACAGCTGCTAGTGCTGTCGAAATTAAAGGAGTGTATGATTCCATTTATGAtgcgaaatggagttatgtAATGTCGGGTTATCGTAGAGAGCCACTTGGAATGAAAGTGTTCGATGGAAAACCACAGCGCATATGGACCGAAGCGGAGGTGGATATAAATCCTGAACCTGCGAATGTTGATGCACGAGTGCCGGAGAGACCTTATGGTTTGGAGATTTTCGTTCTCACTTCGGAgaagggttggccatacGACAGGTTTGCATCGAGGGACGTTAATATACGCAAGAACAATTTTAAACATGTATacatccgtcgtgaaattatgcgcgtgtggtatataatCCAACGAGGGCTGCAAACatggtgggtggaaaagacAGCTCGGAGAACACCGatacatattgttattggtacacCTGGTATTGGAAAGTCGTATGgagttggatcatttttgcttcattcattgcttcacttcaatgatggaatgcttgatgttgttgcatatttcgTGGGTAAAATCGCTTACTTAATATATAACAAGAAACCCggagaagaggggagggTTGAGAGGTATAAAGTCCCGGAAGATGCCGTTGACGCAATAGCTGCGTTAGtatccaagaaaaaaaaagggcacatCATTGTTGACATCGGTAACGACCTACTTAAACCGCCTGGTGAGCTGCGCCATTTGAGTTGGGGTGTAACTGTCCTCACTTCCCCGGATACGGCACATTACGAGGAGTGGGCAAAGGACACGGGAGGCCGCCGAATTATTATAAACTGcgatgatgtgcgtgacatgaaggcatttGTGGCATGGAAAAAGCTGTGTGTGCTTTCGGAGGAGGTGCCGCGCGACAAAACGAGGCAGCAGTTAAAGGAGGAGCTTGAAAGCGAGTGGAAAATTGTGGAAGAGCGCATTGACATGGTTGGTCCACTgcctcgttttgttttctcagcCCCTGACTATGACGAACGACTGGAAAGTGTGCGTAAAGAAGCTAGGCAGCTCGATGCCCAAAACGGAACGAAATATGATAAGATTATTAGTAAATCTAAGGGCTGGCAAAATGATAAGGTAACGCACAAATTGGTGAAGATAGTGCGGGTAAGCTCTGGGACTGTCAATGTCGATTCATATCGTTGCAGATCGCTTTCTGTCAACATTTGGAATATGTTGATTTGCACATTATTTGGCATTCTTATTGGGGAGATGACGTCAAAGGAGATTACATTATCAGACGAGTGTGTTGGGGCCAACGCTTTTGAAAGGCTTGCGttgctttcgcttcttttccctcgaGTTTTTAAAGTTATCGCAAACAACTTGAAATACCTGCGACGAGGCAGAGAAATAGCTGACCGTCGAAGCATACTGAACGACATGGCTCCTCAGCAGTTGAGACTCATTGGGCAGAAGGCCTTACCTGCGGCCGACCAGCGACCAATTGATAATTGTGAATACATGGTTCTCTACCTCCCTGCCACAGGCAATGAACCCGTGGtggatggcttttttttcgttgagggGCGGCTCAGGAGAAACCGTGACGGAACAGCGCCACAGACCACTCCAAATATAGCTGTGCTTTTACAAGTAACCAAGTCGGAGAGGCACCCCACCGCTACGGATAAGGTGAAGAAGTTCCGAGAAAACATGGCAAGATATTTTTCTGATTGGGGTGCGTTTTCCCGCAACATGGTTTGGGAGATGATATACATTAATTCGGTTAACGGTGGCACGATAACCCGCAGGCAACTTTGCGAAGGACCTCCCGATAGAGCTAGAGGTGGGGGCCGAGGTCCTCTGGGACCGCAAACATTTTGGGAATCCATCGACCAATTCCAAGTGACACTCAAGGAAACGATGCAAGCGGAATTAATTCAGGCATATCGCCGAGAATCTGGCATGCGAGATGCACCAGCATTGATGGGACTGGCGGGAAGGCGGCGCGCTCGTGAAGAGGTTGTGGAGGGGCGAGGTGACGTAGCAATGAGACGACGTGGAAGGAGATGA